One window of the Methylocystis parvus OBBP genome contains the following:
- a CDS encoding VOC family protein → MTIVLNHIIVAAKNKRDAARWFAGIFGLPFDETAATHFAPVKVNDTLTLLFDDERNFPPSHYAFHVSDVEFDDIFGRVQASGMKFGSAPGNFEDGKLNHWNGGRGVYFRSPDGHVLELMTVPQ, encoded by the coding sequence ATGACGATCGTGCTCAACCACATAATTGTGGCGGCGAAGAACAAGCGGGACGCCGCGCGCTGGTTCGCCGGGATCTTCGGGCTGCCCTTCGACGAGACAGCCGCCACGCATTTCGCGCCGGTGAAGGTCAACGACACGCTGACGCTGCTCTTCGACGATGAGCGGAACTTCCCGCCTAGCCATTACGCCTTCCATGTCAGCGACGTCGAGTTCGACGACATTTTCGGCCGGGTGCAGGCGAGCGGCATGAAATTCGGCAGCGCGCCGGGCAATTTCGAGGACGGCAAGCTCAACCACTGGAATGGCGGGCGCGGCGTCTATTTCAGAAGCCCCGACGGGCATGTGCTGGAATTGATGACTGTCCCGCAGTAA
- the metG gene encoding methionine--tRNA ligase: MISTAIPYANGAPHIGHAYERIATDAFARWKRLDGYDVLFVTGMDEHGQKVQRTAEKEGVTPQQFVDGVAAQFARMGEALNARADDIVRTTQERHKEAALEMWRRMAANGDIYLSKYAGWYSVRDEAYYAADELTEREGKKYAPTGTPVEWVEEESWFFKLSAYAEKLLALYEANPNFITPEHYRNEIVAFVKRGLDDLSVSRTTFDWGVKIPLSPETNADHVMYVWVDALTNYITATGWLTGGEKARYWPADAHVIGKDITRFHAIYWPAFLMSAGAPLPRQIVVHGFLFSKGEKMSKSLGNVVGPQELIDRYGVDQMRYFFLREVPFGQDGNYSHEAIVMRMNADLANDLGNLAQRSLSMIAKNCGGVVPKKGELTGADRDILAQALGALEKARAAMDAYQPHHALAEIFRVVADANRYFAGEEPWAKKKTDPARMETILHVTAETLRRLVIPLQPFMPEAAGKFLDSLGVGPDERDFAHAGEANALQEGAPLPPPAPVFPRYVEAEEGA; encoded by the coding sequence ATGATCTCCACCGCCATTCCTTACGCGAATGGCGCGCCCCATATCGGCCACGCCTATGAGCGCATCGCCACCGACGCCTTTGCGCGCTGGAAGCGGCTCGACGGCTATGACGTGCTGTTCGTCACCGGCATGGACGAGCACGGCCAGAAGGTGCAGCGCACGGCGGAGAAGGAAGGGGTCACTCCCCAGCAATTCGTGGATGGCGTCGCCGCGCAATTCGCGCGCATGGGCGAGGCGCTCAACGCCCGGGCCGACGACATCGTCCGCACCACCCAGGAGCGCCACAAGGAGGCGGCGCTCGAAATGTGGCGGCGCATGGCGGCGAATGGCGACATCTACCTCTCCAAATACGCCGGCTGGTATTCGGTGCGCGACGAGGCCTATTACGCGGCGGACGAGCTGACCGAGCGCGAGGGCAAGAAATACGCGCCGACCGGCACGCCGGTGGAATGGGTGGAGGAGGAGAGCTGGTTCTTCAAGCTCTCGGCCTATGCCGAGAAGCTCCTCGCGCTCTACGAAGCGAACCCGAACTTCATCACGCCCGAGCATTACAGGAACGAGATCGTCGCCTTCGTGAAGCGCGGGCTCGACGATCTCTCGGTGTCGCGCACGACCTTCGACTGGGGCGTCAAGATCCCGCTGAGCCCGGAAACCAACGCCGACCATGTGATGTATGTCTGGGTCGACGCGCTGACGAATTACATCACCGCGACCGGCTGGCTGACCGGCGGCGAGAAGGCGCGCTACTGGCCCGCCGACGCACATGTAATCGGCAAGGACATCACCCGCTTCCACGCCATCTACTGGCCGGCCTTCCTGATGTCGGCCGGCGCGCCGCTGCCAAGGCAGATCGTGGTGCACGGCTTTCTCTTCTCGAAAGGCGAGAAGATGTCGAAATCGCTCGGCAATGTCGTCGGGCCGCAAGAATTGATCGATCGCTACGGCGTCGACCAGATGCGCTATTTCTTCCTGCGCGAAGTGCCTTTCGGACAGGACGGCAATTATTCGCATGAGGCGATCGTCATGCGCATGAACGCCGACCTCGCCAACGACCTCGGCAATCTGGCGCAGCGCTCGCTTTCCATGATCGCCAAGAATTGCGGCGGCGTCGTGCCGAAGAAGGGCGAGCTGACCGGCGCCGACAGGGACATTCTCGCGCAGGCTTTGGGCGCGCTGGAGAAGGCGCGCGCGGCGATGGACGCCTATCAGCCCCATCATGCGCTCGCGGAGATTTTCCGCGTCGTGGCGGATGCTAACCGCTATTTCGCGGGCGAAGAGCCCTGGGCGAAAAAGAAGACCGACCCCGCGCGCATGGAGACGATCCTCCATGTGACGGCCGAGACGCTGCGCCGTCTCGTGATCCCGTTGCAGCCGTTCATGCCGGAGGCGGCGGGGAAATTTCTGGACTCACTTGGCGTCGGCCCGGACGAGCGGGATTTCGCCCATGCGGGGGAGGCGAATGCGCTGCAGGAAGGCGCGCCTTTGCCGCCGCCGGCGCCGGTGTTTCCTCGCTATGTGGAGGCGGAGGAGGGAGCGTAG
- a CDS encoding acetoacetate decarboxylase family protein: MVAEILRRAAVNHIDLPSGRRVGLPVLYRDWTGVMAHFPASAARMRRLLPSRKLKPALIAPGVAVLSIAAIEYRRVDGLAAYNEVAVMTPVLHRPVVNFPALPLLLPNMFRSLGFFVLHMPVTTADACELGKFWGYPKRLAEIQFEEIDNLRRCRLRADGVEALTLDVEQAPAKIERRSFRIYTVKDGRLFRHRIETEGLYGLSRLPGGGALALGDHPMARELRELGVGDRAIARVFASNVASLLHEADQSYAL; this comes from the coding sequence ATGGTCGCGGAAATCCTGCGGCGCGCCGCCGTCAACCATATCGACCTGCCGAGCGGGCGGCGCGTCGGGCTTCCGGTTCTCTATCGGGACTGGACCGGAGTCATGGCGCATTTCCCCGCATCCGCGGCGCGCATGCGGCGTCTTCTGCCAAGCCGGAAGCTCAAGCCCGCGCTGATCGCGCCGGGGGTCGCCGTGCTTTCCATCGCCGCGATCGAATATCGGCGCGTCGACGGCCTCGCCGCTTATAACGAAGTCGCGGTGATGACGCCGGTTCTCCACCGGCCGGTCGTCAATTTCCCGGCGCTCCCGCTGCTGTTGCCGAACATGTTCCGCAGCCTCGGCTTTTTCGTCCTTCATATGCCCGTGACGACAGCCGACGCCTGCGAGCTCGGCAAGTTTTGGGGTTATCCGAAGCGGCTCGCCGAAATCCAGTTCGAGGAAATCGACAATCTCCGCCGCTGCCGGTTGCGTGCGGACGGCGTGGAGGCGCTGACGCTGGATGTCGAGCAAGCTCCCGCCAAGATCGAGCGCCGCTCCTTTCGCATCTATACGGTCAAGGACGGGCGCCTGTTTCGGCATCGGATCGAAACGGAAGGACTTTACGGCCTTTCGCGCCTTCCCGGCGGCGGCGCCCTCGCCTTGGGGGATCATCCGATGGCGCGGGAGCTCAGGGAGCTGGGCGTGGGCGACAGAGCGATCGCGCGCGTCTTTGCGAGCAATGTCGCGAGCTTGCTTCACGAAGCGGATCAGAGCTACGCGCTGTGA
- a CDS encoding MFS transporter: protein MSTAPAPHRPSPYRWAVLALATLAQVGGCFLVQGLGALGPALQAAFGLDAAQVGLAMSAAQGSLIAGLLVAGALLDRFNERLIVGIGASLVAASLFAAARAESYGAMLFWLVVASIGYCTVQPGGGKVVSAWFPPDTRGFAMGVRQAGLPLGASLGALILPVVAARHGWRAAFDLGAVAALSSGLLFAFFYRQPPEQLPQRRRGFGQWREHLTEVAPRLPPLLGPGATLVSAQFAITVYLPLDLRDRFGIAVETGVKILFAAQFAGAAARMLLAAWSDRSPRGRFFPLAMSMVAVVTGIAAFLSAPGAPLWAVATICVWLGFFGFGWYGPWIALVAEAAPKNAIGFMIGLAMAVNQIFVVLAPPAFGALRDATGTFAYGWGIIAFAVALVLFVQMRASFRR from the coding sequence TTGTCCACAGCGCCCGCGCCGCACCGCCCATCCCCCTATCGCTGGGCCGTGCTCGCGCTCGCGACGCTCGCGCAGGTCGGCGGCTGCTTCCTCGTTCAGGGGCTTGGCGCCTTGGGGCCGGCTTTGCAGGCGGCGTTTGGTCTGGACGCGGCGCAGGTGGGTCTCGCAATGTCGGCGGCGCAAGGGTCGCTCATCGCCGGCCTGCTCGTCGCGGGCGCGCTGCTCGACCGTTTCAACGAACGTCTCATTGTCGGCATTGGCGCAAGCTTGGTCGCCGCGTCGCTTTTCGCTGCGGCGCGGGCGGAAAGCTATGGCGCGATGCTTTTCTGGCTCGTTGTCGCGAGCATTGGCTACTGCACCGTGCAGCCGGGCGGCGGAAAGGTCGTTTCCGCCTGGTTTCCGCCGGATACGCGCGGTTTCGCCATGGGCGTCAGGCAGGCCGGCCTGCCGCTTGGCGCATCGCTCGGCGCGCTGATCCTGCCCGTCGTCGCCGCGCGTCACGGCTGGCGCGCGGCCTTCGACCTCGGCGCTGTCGCGGCGCTCTCGAGCGGGCTGCTCTTCGCCTTCTTTTATCGTCAGCCGCCCGAGCAGCTTCCCCAACGCCGGCGCGGCTTTGGGCAATGGCGTGAACATCTGACGGAGGTCGCGCCGCGTCTCCCGCCGCTCCTTGGGCCGGGCGCGACGCTGGTCAGCGCGCAATTTGCGATCACGGTCTATCTGCCGCTCGACCTGCGCGACCGTTTCGGCATAGCTGTCGAAACAGGCGTGAAAATTCTCTTCGCCGCGCAATTCGCCGGGGCCGCCGCGCGCATGCTGCTCGCGGCGTGGAGCGATCGCAGCCCGCGCGGCCGCTTTTTCCCGCTTGCGATGAGCATGGTCGCGGTCGTGACAGGGATCGCCGCTTTTTTAAGCGCGCCCGGCGCGCCGCTTTGGGCGGTCGCGACCATATGCGTCTGGCTCGGCTTTTTCGGCTTTGGCTGGTACGGGCCATGGATTGCGCTCGTCGCCGAGGCTGCGCCGAAGAACGCCATCGGTTTCATGATCGGCCTCGCAATGGCGGTCAATCAGATCTTCGTCGTGCTCGCCCCGCCGGCCTTCGGCGCGCTGCGCGACGCGACGGGAACCTTCGCCTATGGCTGGGGGATCATCGCGTTCGCCGTCGCGCTCGTGCTGTTCGTCCAGATGCGCGCTAGCTTTCGACGCTGA
- a CDS encoding helix-turn-helix transcriptional regulator, translating into MLDTDQRRLLGDFIRGRRERARPEAPGGRRRTPGLRREELAARAGISATWCAWIEQGREVQASPEALGRIARALSLSAAERAYLFELAGRIDPETPSSPIDSTPRSLRAFVGAAEHPAYALDCFWNACCWNDTAADLFAGWLDGEHQRNLLRFVFCDDAARSLIPDWEARALRLLAEFRADYGHMFRDVRVKRFVDALRDESPLFARAWDAQDVLHREGGLRAFDHPVSGRLWFEQHSFTPADAPAYRLVLLVPGDDDGGLAHGDRTLGDRKK; encoded by the coding sequence ATGCTCGATACGGATCAAAGGCGGCTTCTCGGAGACTTCATTCGCGGGCGACGGGAGCGGGCGCGGCCCGAGGCTCCCGGCGGTCGCCGGCGCACGCCCGGCCTGCGGCGGGAGGAGCTGGCGGCGCGCGCGGGCATCAGCGCGACCTGGTGCGCCTGGATCGAGCAGGGGCGGGAGGTTCAGGCCTCGCCCGAAGCCCTCGGCCGCATCGCCCGCGCGCTGTCGCTCTCCGCCGCCGAGCGCGCTTACCTCTTTGAACTCGCCGGCCGCATCGATCCCGAAACGCCGTCGAGCCCGATCGACTCCACGCCCCGCTCGCTGCGCGCCTTCGTCGGCGCCGCCGAGCATCCGGCCTACGCCCTCGACTGCTTCTGGAACGCCTGCTGCTGGAACGACACGGCGGCGGATCTCTTCGCCGGTTGGCTCGACGGCGAGCATCAGCGCAACCTTCTGCGTTTCGTATTTTGCGATGACGCGGCGCGGAGCCTCATTCCCGATTGGGAGGCGCGCGCGTTGCGGCTTCTCGCAGAGTTTCGCGCCGATTACGGACACATGTTCCGGGACGTCCGCGTCAAACGTTTCGTGGACGCGCTCCGCGACGAGAGCCCTCTCTTCGCGCGAGCCTGGGATGCGCAGGACGTCCTGCATCGCGAAGGCGGCCTGCGCGCTTTCGATCACCCGGTCTCGGGACGATTATGGTTCGAGCAGCATTCCTTCACGCCCGCCGACGCTCCCGCATACAGGCTGGTGCTGCTCGTGCCCGGAGACGACGACGGAGGCCTTGCTCATGGCGATCGAACTCTTGGCGATCGGAAAAAGTGA
- a CDS encoding class I SAM-dependent methyltransferase: protein MTNAHEKLVEAQFGPRAKAYVDSAVHARGPDLDALEGVVSDAHPVHALDLGAGGGHVSYLMARHATRVTAADLSEEMLATIRATARANGLANIDAAQALAERLPFPDAHFDFLASRYSVHHWRDVEAGLREAHRVLAPGRRAAFIDVYAPAKAQLDTHLQAVELLRDASHVRDYSLAEWVAALSRAALSIETLRSWRIRLDFDSWTARMRTPADNARAIRALQAAATAEVAGHFAIEPDGSFTIDVLMLVARK from the coding sequence ATGACGAACGCCCACGAGAAACTTGTCGAGGCCCAATTCGGGCCGCGCGCGAAAGCCTATGTCGACAGCGCCGTGCATGCGCGCGGGCCCGATCTCGACGCCCTGGAAGGCGTCGTCAGCGATGCGCATCCGGTCCATGCGCTCGATCTCGGCGCCGGCGGCGGCCATGTCTCCTACCTGATGGCGCGCCATGCGACTCGGGTGACGGCGGCGGACCTGTCGGAGGAGATGCTCGCGACCATCCGCGCGACGGCGCGCGCGAATGGTCTGGCGAATATCGACGCCGCGCAGGCCCTGGCGGAGCGCCTGCCCTTTCCCGACGCGCATTTCGACTTTCTGGCGAGCCGATATTCGGTCCATCATTGGCGGGACGTCGAGGCGGGATTGCGCGAGGCGCACCGCGTCCTGGCCCCGGGGCGCCGCGCCGCGTTCATCGACGTCTATGCGCCCGCAAAGGCGCAGCTCGATACGCATCTGCAAGCGGTCGAGTTGCTCCGCGACGCGTCGCATGTCCGGGATTATTCGCTTGCGGAATGGGTCGCCGCGCTCTCTCGGGCCGCGCTTTCGATCGAAACGCTGCGAAGCTGGCGGATTCGTTTGGACTTCGACTCATGGACGGCCCGCATGCGAACGCCCGCGGACAATGCCCGCGCGATCCGCGCCTTGCAGGCGGCCGCGACCGCCGAGGTCGCAGGCCATTTCGCGATCGAGCCGGACGGCTCCTTCACAATCGACGTGCTGATGCTGGTGGCCAGGAAATGA
- the hemC gene encoding hydroxymethylbilane synthase yields MTIKSLRIGTRGSPLALAQTHMVRALLAEAHGVAEAHFDIEIIKTTGDQIQDRPLSESGGKGLFTKELDAALIAGAIDLAVHSSKDLPTHLPSEILIAGYLPREDVRDAWIGRNGAAIDQLPAGAVVGTASLRRAAQVKRKRPDLKTTLLRGNVHTRLGKVESGEVDATLLALAGMKRLGLADRATALLPLEDFPPAVGQGAIGLTARAADSETQSALAPILDEATALALAAERAFLTALDGSCRTPIAGHATVAGGDLSFYGEVLKADGSEVWSTRRKGRAIDAAMIGADAGNEIVLKLPHGVAGLM; encoded by the coding sequence ATGACGATCAAAAGCCTCCGCATCGGTACGCGCGGCTCGCCTCTCGCATTGGCGCAGACCCATATGGTTCGGGCGCTGCTCGCTGAGGCGCATGGCGTCGCCGAGGCGCATTTCGACATCGAGATCATCAAGACGACCGGCGACCAGATTCAGGACCGGCCGCTCTCGGAATCCGGCGGCAAGGGGCTCTTCACCAAGGAGCTCGACGCGGCGCTGATCGCCGGCGCGATCGATCTTGCGGTGCACAGCTCGAAGGATCTGCCGACGCATCTGCCGTCGGAGATCCTCATCGCCGGCTATCTGCCGCGCGAAGACGTGCGCGACGCCTGGATCGGCCGCAACGGCGCGGCGATCGACCAATTGCCTGCGGGCGCGGTCGTCGGCACGGCCTCGCTGCGGCGCGCGGCGCAGGTCAAGCGCAAGCGTCCGGACCTGAAAACGACGCTGCTGCGCGGCAATGTGCATACGCGGCTCGGCAAGGTCGAGAGCGGCGAGGTGGATGCGACGCTGTTGGCCCTCGCCGGGATGAAGCGGCTGGGCCTCGCGGATCGCGCGACGGCGCTGCTGCCGCTGGAGGATTTCCCGCCCGCCGTCGGGCAAGGCGCCATCGGATTGACGGCCCGCGCCGCCGACTCCGAGACGCAAAGCGCGCTCGCGCCGATCCTCGACGAGGCGACGGCGCTCGCGCTCGCCGCCGAGCGCGCTTTTCTCACGGCTCTGGACGGCTCCTGCCGCACGCCGATCGCGGGCCACGCCACGGTGGCGGGCGGCGACCTCTCCTTCTATGGCGAAGTGCTGAAGGCCGATGGCAGCGAAGTCTGGTCGACGCGCCGCAAGGGACGCGCCATCGACGCGGCGATGATCGGCGCCGACGCCGGCAATGAGATCGTGCTGAAGCTGCCCCACGGCGTCGCGGGGCTGATGTGA
- a CDS encoding uroporphyrinogen-III synthase, with amino-acid sequence MTRVLVLRAREDALRTSDKLRAMGCTPIVSPVLEIMAAGALIPPGDYDAVIASSAKAIECGGGAEPYKALPFHVVGARTAKAVEARGWRPEIMAGNAEAILPLLLARYSGAAHFLYLAGRDRQAALEAGLTGAGHRITSVIVYEARAAASLTDEACSALRARAVDFALHYSRRSAEIFLSLAEAAGLSGALPGIAHIALSADVAAPLEALGLDVTRAEEPDEDQLLAVLARRVG; translated from the coding sequence GTGACGCGCGTTCTCGTGCTCCGTGCGCGAGAAGACGCCTTACGTACGTCGGACAAGCTGCGCGCGATGGGATGTACGCCGATTGTATCTCCCGTGCTGGAGATCATGGCCGCGGGCGCGTTGATTCCGCCCGGCGATTACGACGCCGTCATCGCGTCGAGCGCCAAGGCGATCGAATGCGGCGGCGGAGCCGAGCCTTACAAGGCGCTGCCCTTCCATGTCGTCGGGGCCAGGACGGCGAAAGCCGTTGAAGCGCGCGGCTGGCGGCCGGAAATTATGGCGGGAAACGCCGAGGCCATCCTGCCGCTACTCCTCGCGCGATATTCCGGGGCCGCGCATTTTCTTTATCTCGCCGGGCGGGACCGGCAGGCGGCGCTGGAGGCGGGGCTTACGGGCGCCGGACATCGTATCACGTCCGTAATCGTCTATGAGGCCCGGGCGGCCGCGTCTTTGACGGACGAGGCATGCTCGGCGCTGCGCGCAAGAGCGGTCGATTTCGCGCTCCATTACTCCCGCCGCAGCGCCGAGATTTTTCTGAGCCTCGCGGAAGCGGCCGGGCTCTCCGGCGCCTTGCCAGGGATCGCCCATATTGCGCTTTCCGCCGATGTGGCGGCGCCGCTGGAGGCGCTGGGTCTTGACGTTACGCGCGCGGAAGAGCCCGATGAGGACCAGCTGCTCGCAGTTTTGGCGCGGCGCGTCGGCTAA
- a CDS encoding serine hydrolase, whose amino-acid sequence MAMTRRSAILSSGFALAAHGAAEARPTALREDAVEKHLASLDRIVSETMKKTGAPGMSVAVVSRDRVVYLKGFGVRRAGGADPVDADTVFALASLSKPLATTVVAGLVGDKRVSWDDKIVRFLPDFAMSDPWISKEITLRDMFCHRSGLPDHAGDLLEDIGYGRDEILRRLRFIRPSGSFRASYAYTNFGFTAAAVAAARAVGRSWEELSSERLYRRIGMTSATSSNAEFTARVNRAFGHMRRDGRWVAGPQRQPDAQSPAGGASASARDMAAWVRLQLARGKFDGRDIIDAGALDETHRPQIATDPADPSKAAPTFYGLGWDISYNEHPLVRWGHSGAFSFGAAACVNILPELQLGVVALSNTSPVGAPEAVCRSFLDLVTAGKIQRDWLALFGGAFAQMSKPTYGFGADYSKPPADPRPPAALSDHAGTYQNELYGPLRITVDVNNMTLFVGPENTPYVMRHYDGEIFTFQPRGENAFGPSPVRFMFDDSHKLQGLRIDYFDENGQGVFLRA is encoded by the coding sequence ATGGCGATGACGAGACGTTCGGCCATTCTTTCTTCGGGCTTCGCGCTCGCCGCGCATGGAGCGGCCGAGGCGCGCCCCACGGCCTTACGCGAGGATGCGGTCGAGAAGCATCTTGCGAGCCTCGACCGGATCGTCTCGGAGACGATGAAAAAGACCGGCGCGCCCGGCATGTCGGTCGCCGTCGTGTCGCGCGACCGGGTCGTTTATCTCAAAGGCTTCGGCGTGAGGCGGGCAGGGGGAGCCGATCCGGTCGACGCCGACACCGTCTTCGCCCTTGCGTCGCTCTCCAAGCCGCTGGCGACGACGGTGGTGGCGGGGCTTGTCGGCGACAAGCGCGTTTCCTGGGACGACAAGATCGTCCGCTTCCTCCCCGATTTCGCGATGAGCGATCCCTGGATCAGCAAGGAGATCACGCTGCGCGACATGTTCTGCCATCGCAGCGGGCTTCCGGATCACGCCGGCGATTTGCTGGAGGACATTGGCTATGGCCGCGACGAGATCCTGCGGCGGCTACGCTTTATCAGGCCGTCGGGGAGTTTTCGCGCATCCTACGCCTATACCAATTTCGGCTTCACGGCGGCGGCCGTCGCAGCGGCGCGGGCGGTTGGTCGATCATGGGAGGAATTGTCGAGCGAGCGGCTATATCGCCGCATCGGAATGACGAGCGCGACGTCGAGCAACGCCGAGTTTACGGCGCGCGTAAACAGGGCGTTCGGCCATATGCGCCGTGACGGCCGGTGGGTGGCCGGCCCGCAGCGTCAGCCCGATGCGCAATCGCCGGCCGGCGGCGCGAGCGCCTCGGCGCGCGACATGGCGGCGTGGGTCCGGCTACAGCTTGCGCGCGGGAAATTCGACGGGCGGGACATCATCGACGCCGGCGCGCTTGATGAGACGCATCGCCCGCAGATCGCGACCGACCCTGCCGATCCGTCCAAAGCGGCGCCGACCTTTTACGGGCTCGGTTGGGACATTAGTTATAACGAACATCCGTTAGTACGCTGGGGGCATTCCGGCGCGTTTTCGTTCGGCGCGGCTGCCTGCGTGAACATCCTGCCCGAGCTGCAACTGGGCGTCGTGGCGTTGAGCAATACGTCTCCCGTCGGCGCGCCGGAGGCTGTTTGCCGAAGCTTTCTGGACCTCGTTACGGCCGGCAAAATCCAGCGCGACTGGCTTGCGCTGTTCGGCGGCGCCTTTGCGCAAATGTCCAAGCCGACCTATGGCTTCGGCGCGGATTACTCGAAGCCGCCCGCCGACCCCAGGCCGCCCGCCGCGTTATCGGACCATGCCGGAACCTATCAGAACGAACTTTACGGACCGCTTAGGATTACGGTAGACGTAAACAATATGACGCTGTTCGTGGGTCCAGAAAATACGCCTTACGTTATGCGTCATTATGACGGCGAGATTTTCACCTTTCAGCCACGTGGAGAGAATGCTTTTGGGCCAAGTCCTGTGCGGTTTATGTTTGACGATAGCCATAAATTACAGGGTCTGCGGATCGACTATTTTGATGAAAACGGGCAGGGCGTCTTCTTGCGCGCCTAG
- the cysG gene encoding siroheme synthase CysG, protein MTRKPDEVSSEIMQPLETLPVFFPLAGKRVVVIGGGEGAAWKVDLAAATGAQVDVFARDPCDKLLEIAAARANVALHQRAALASDFQGATLAFGATFDDAEAEMARKAADAARVALNLADRPAMSDFIMGAIVNRSPLVIGVSTGGASPVFAQAVRGRIESLVPATFAAWAKAAQDWRPQVLSSGLDFLARRDFWRRFTRLAFRDIERPPEQKDRDALLTEARDAGDAAQRGRVTLVGSGPGDPELLTLKGMRALAGADVVLFDDLVPASILDFARREATRINVGKRGYKPSVRQEEITALLVDLARVGKNVVRLKGGDPLIFGRANEEIAALREAGFDIEIVPGVTAACAGAAALGASLTSRETARRVQFITAHTKDGEFPEDFDWGALADRRATTAVYMGNRTLPALSRRLLEEGMAHDTPAFVIERASTPDERIIKGTIADLPGKVASETIVGPVMVLIGWALVEN, encoded by the coding sequence GTGACCCGCAAACCCGACGAAGTTTCCTCCGAAATCATGCAGCCCCTCGAAACGCTGCCGGTGTTCTTCCCATTGGCCGGCAAGCGGGTGGTGGTGATCGGCGGGGGCGAGGGCGCGGCCTGGAAGGTCGATCTCGCCGCCGCCACAGGGGCGCAGGTGGACGTCTTCGCCCGCGACCCTTGCGATAAATTGCTGGAAATCGCCGCGGCCCGCGCCAATGTCGCGCTGCATCAGCGCGCGGCGCTGGCCTCCGATTTCCAGGGCGCGACGCTCGCATTCGGCGCGACCTTCGACGACGCGGAGGCGGAGATGGCCCGCAAAGCGGCGGATGCGGCGCGCGTGGCGCTCAATCTCGCCGACCGCCCGGCCATGAGCGATTTCATCATGGGCGCGATCGTCAATCGCTCGCCGCTCGTCATCGGCGTCTCGACCGGCGGCGCGTCGCCTGTCTTCGCGCAGGCCGTGCGAGGCCGCATCGAATCGCTCGTCCCCGCGACCTTCGCCGCCTGGGCCAAGGCGGCGCAGGATTGGCGTCCGCAGGTCCTTTCATCGGGCCTCGACTTTCTGGCGCGCCGCGATTTCTGGCGCCGTTTCACGAGGCTCGCTTTTCGCGACATAGAGCGCCCGCCGGAGCAGAAAGATCGAGACGCGCTTCTGACCGAAGCGCGCGACGCCGGCGACGCCGCGCAGCGCGGGCGCGTGACGCTTGTCGGCTCCGGGCCGGGCGACCCGGAACTTCTCACGCTCAAAGGCATGCGCGCGCTCGCCGGCGCGGATGTGGTGCTCTTTGACGATCTCGTGCCGGCGAGCATTCTCGACTTCGCCCGCCGGGAGGCGACGCGCATCAATGTCGGCAAGCGCGGCTACAAGCCTTCCGTGCGGCAGGAGGAGATCACCGCGCTGCTCGTCGACCTCGCCCGCGTGGGCAAGAATGTCGTGCGCCTCAAGGGCGGCGATCCGCTGATTTTCGGCCGCGCCAATGAGGAGATCGCCGCGCTGCGCGAAGCGGGCTTCGATATCGAGATCGTGCCCGGCGTCACCGCCGCCTGCGCCGGCGCCGCGGCTTTGGGAGCGTCGCTGACCAGCCGCGAGACGGCGCGCCGCGTGCAATTCATTACGGCCCATACGAAGGACGGCGAATTTCCCGAGGATTTCGACTGGGGCGCGCTTGCCGACCGCCGCGCGACGACGGCCGTCTATATGGGCAACCGCACGCTGCCGGCTCTGTCGCGGCGGCTGCTCGAGGAGGGCATGGCGCATGACACGCCTGCCTTTGTGATCGAGCGCGCGTCGACTCCCGACGAACGCATCATCAAGGGCACGATCGCCGATCTGCCCGGGAAGGTCGCGAGCGAGACGATCGTCGGGCCGGTGATGGTGCTGATCGGCTGGGCTTTGGTCGAAAACTGA
- a CDS encoding cytochrome c-554, giving the protein MKTISLLTFAASVAFAAFAGQAYAAGDAAAGEKVFAKCKACHQVGESAKNAVAPQLNGLSGRKAGTVEGYNYSEAMKGSGIAWDEASFKEFIKNPKAKVPGTKMIFQGLASEGDQDNVWAYLSQFKADGTK; this is encoded by the coding sequence ATGAAGACGATTTCCCTGCTGACGTTCGCCGCGAGCGTCGCTTTCGCCGCTTTCGCCGGCCAGGCCTACGCCGCGGGCGACGCCGCCGCGGGCGAGAAGGTCTTCGCCAAGTGCAAAGCCTGCCATCAGGTCGGCGAGAGCGCCAAGAACGCCGTCGCCCCGCAACTCAACGGCCTGTCGGGCCGCAAGGCCGGCACGGTCGAAGGCTATAACTATTCCGAGGCCATGAAGGGTTCCGGCATCGCCTGGGACGAGGCCTCCTTCAAGGAGTTCATCAAGAACCCGAAGGCCAAGGTGCCGGGCACCAAGATGATCTTCCAGGGCCTCGCCTCGGAAGGCGACCAGGACAATGTCTGGGCCTATCTGTCGCAGTTCAAGGCCGACGGCACGAAGTAA